The genomic interval gtaatttggtctttcaTGTACCTGTTGAGATAAGGAATCATCTTTATTGGAAAGGTATTGACCAAAACTATCAAACATGGACTTGGCATGGAGAAGGAGCTTCTAGTAGACGACCATCAAATGTAAAAGCTTCATTTGATGGCAGTCAACAAGATGATGAAGCTGGTGATACAGTAGAAATGGTTAATGAGACATTTGACACTTGTAATGGTGACCTTAAGTCTTTTGAAACTCTACTTAAAGATGCTGAAAAACCTTTGTTTCCTGGCTGTGTGAAATTCACTAAGTTATCTGCCTTAACAAGGCTTTACAACATAAAAGGAAGAAATGGATGGTCAGACAAAAGTTTTTCAGATTTACTAAGTTGTTTATCAGATATGCTTCctgataaaaatgaaataccTTTATCCGTATATAAAGCAAAGAAGATTATGGTTGCATTAGGCttagaatatgaaaaaatacatgCATGTCCCACTTGTGGAATGTCAAGATGGAAGAGTCCCAAGAAAAGTAAGGGAATTCCTGCTAAAATCTTATGGTATTTTCCTCTTATACCAAGGTTTAAGAGGATGTTTCAATCTCCTCGAACCGTAAAAGACTTAACTTGGCATGCCAATGAAAGGG from Citrus sinensis cultivar Valencia sweet orange chromosome 9, DVS_A1.0, whole genome shotgun sequence carries:
- the LOC102628206 gene encoding uncharacterized protein LOC102628206 → MLMDRRSIEYENGVNDFLKFAILHASNPELLRCSCQACGNLVFHVPVEIRNHLYWKGIDQNYQTWTWHGEGASSRRPSNVKASFDGSQQDDEAGDTVEMVNETFDTCNGDLKSFETLLKDAEKPLFPGCVKFTKLSALTRLYNIKGRNGWSDKSFSDLLSCLSDMLPDKNEIPLSVYKAKKIMVALGLEYEKIHACPTCGMSRWKSPKKSKGIPAKILWYFPLIPRFKRMFQSPRTVKDLTWHANERVIDGKLHHPANSPSWRLVDKKWPDFPAEKRNLRLAISANGINSHKNLLQILQGNVVKMKSIN